In Gadus macrocephalus chromosome 11, ASM3116895v1, a single genomic region encodes these proteins:
- the LOC132467770 gene encoding LOW QUALITY PROTEIN: TGF-beta receptor type-2-like (The sequence of the model RefSeq protein was modified relative to this genomic sequence to represent the inferred CDS: inserted 1 base in 1 codon) gives MFHSAMPLRKLCKFCDLERSSCNGTGTCFSNCSITSICQEDEEICVAIWRRNESSFSVETLCHDPSQRLYGVRLEDSNNTGCVMTERNITXGAAFVCSCVADECNDHMSFVPVVDVTQEVPMASVILISLLPLPVLLCAVVAMFYWYRVARHRHINQEWENGRKKRKAKAGGLDCSDACAIMMDDDGSDSSSTHANNLNHNTEPLPIELDMQVGKGRFAQVYKGKLKQSTSDQFETVAVKIFPYEEYASWKNEKDIFSDTDLRHEHILHFLTAEERKVEKQYWLITAFHPIGNLQEYLTRHIISWEELKVLGSSMAKGVAHLHSDHLPCGRPKVPIVHRDLKSSNILVKNDLTCCLCDFGLGLRLDNFLTVDDLANSGQVGTARYMAPEVLESRLNLENIESFKQTDVYSMALVLWELTSRCEAIGEVKDYEPPFGSKVREHPCVESMKDNVLRDRGRPEICNSWLSHPGIAAICGTIEECWDHDPEARLTAHCMAERLAVVEDEMDTLSSRSNSSSEEKVPGEEEEELKVSAVEGLLQVDAKIMEIQDVKPLDCSVSDEK, from the exons ATGTTCCACTCGGCCATGCCGCTCAGGAAACTGTGCAAGTTCTGCGACTTGGAGAGGTCCTCCTGCAATGGCACGGGCACCTGCTTCTCCAACTGCTCCATCACTTCCATCTgccaggaggacgaggagatctGCGTGGCCATCTG GAGGAGGAACGAGAGCAGCTTCTCGGTTGAGACCCTGTGCCACGACCCGTCCCAGCGTCTGTATGGCGTGCGGCTGGAAGACTCCAACAACACGGGGTGCGTCATGACCGAGAGGAACATCA GGGGGGCGGCCTTCGTCTGCTCCTGCGTCGCCGACGAGTGTAACGACCACATGTCCTTCGTCCCCG TGGTGGACGTCACCCAGGAGGTGCCCATGGCCTCCGTCATCCTGATCAGCCTGCTGCCCCTGCCCGTGCTGCTTTGCGCGGTGGTGGCCATGTTCTACTGGTACCGGGTGGCCCGCCACCGCCACATCAACCAGGAGTGGGAGAACGGCCGCAAGAAGCGCAAGGCCAAGGCCGGGGGTCTGGACTGCAGCGACGCCTGCGCCATCATGATGGACGACGATGGCTCCGACAGCAGCTCCACGCACGCCAACAACCTCAACCACAACACGGAGCCGCTGCCCATCGAGCTGGACATGCAG GTGGGGAAGGGCCGCTTCGCCCAGGTGTACAAGGGGAAGCTGAAGCAGAGCACGTCGGACCAGTTCGAGACGGTGGCCGTCAAGATCTTCCCCTACGAGGAGTACGCCTCCTGGAAGAACGAGAAGGACATCTTCTCGGACACGGACCTCCGGCACGAGCACATCCTCCACTTCCTCACGGCCGAAGAGCGAAAGGTGGAGAAGCAGTACTGGTTGATCACCGCCTTCCATCCCATCGGGAATCTACAG GAGTACCTGACTCGACACATCATCAGCTGGGAGGAGCTGAAGGTTCTTGGCAGCTCCATGGCCAAGGGAGTGGCCCACCTCCACAGCGACCACCTACCCTGCGGACGTCCCAAG GTTCCCATCGTCCATCGGGACCTGAAGAGCTCCAACATCCTGGTCAAGAACGACCTGACGTGCTGCCTGTGTGACTTTGGCCTGGGACTCCGCCTGGACAACTTCCTGACCGTGGACGACCTGGCCAACAGCGGGCAG GTGGGCACGGCGCGGTACATGGCCCCGGAGGTCCTGGAGTCCCGGCTGAACCTGGAGAACATCGAGTCCTTCAAGCAGACCGACGTCTACTCCATGGCTCTGGTGCTCTGGGAGCTCACGTCTCGCTGTGAAGCCATCGGAG AGGTGAAAGACTACGAGCCCCCGTTTGGCTCCAAGGTGCGAGAGCACCCCTGCGTGGAGAGCATGAAGGACAACGTGCTGAGAGACCGCGGCCGGCCCGAGATCTGCAACTCCTGGCTCAGCCACCCG GGCATCGCGGCCATCTGCGGCACCATCGAGGAGTGCTGGGACCACGACCCGGAGGCGCGGCTCACCGCCCACTGCATGGCGGAGCGtctggcggtggtggaggacgaGATGGACACCCTGTCCAGCCGTAGCAACTCCTCGTCCGAGGAGAAGGTgcccggggaggaggaggaggagctcaagGTGTCGGCGGTCGAGGGGCTGCTGCAGGTGGACGCCAAGATCATGGAGATACAGGACGTCAAACCCCTGGACTGTTCGGTGAGCGACGAGAAGTAA